Within the Salvelinus sp. IW2-2015 unplaced genomic scaffold, ASM291031v2 Un_scaffold7853, whole genome shotgun sequence genome, the region AGGTAATACACACTGTTTTCATAATGCTAGTGAATATGGAAAACCCCTGTTTGCATGATTTAAAAAGRAAGRCTGCAGCCATGGATTTGATTGTGAGAGAGAAAACAGATTTTKTARGAGGCAGCATAAGAAATGGAAAAACCTTCAATGTGGAAGAAGATTGTYCTGAAGCCCAACCCTTCTGTTCTGTAATAGCCTGCTGCTTTCTGAAGGTGTCTGTCTGATKgttgacagtgtgtgtgtccgtcccaTTTGGGACAAACCACTGTGTGCTGACTGAGATGACACTTCCCCAACACTACAGCTGGACGATATGTCCATGTCCACTGTTAACGCTCTCTTTGCTCTACttaaccagctctgaaaccattCTGTTCAGTGTCACTTCACCCCAAACTTAGTCAATGGAAACTGKCTGTACATACTTCATGACCTccgttttgtattttatttcttttCTGTAASATAATCtatataaaatgtgttttattgatgttgtaaatgaatatATTAATACGTACTGTATATTGCCTAAATAAATGAAAAGCAAATACTGAGCCAtctttgatgttgttttaaaattgtttaaaaactTTGAACACATTTGCCTTTTTAGTATTTATTTGTTSCTACCATACACAGCACAGTTCcagtatgtatgtgtctgtacaCACTCACCTTAGCAGGTTGGGCTCAGTTCCATTCTAATGACCAACCCAGTGAATGAAAACTTTTTAAAAATCCTCATAGGTATTGAAAGTGATGGACAATGAATTCCTTTCCTGAATAGACTTGAGTGGAAATGGARTTGACTTCAGCCCTTCCATAGCTTTCAATTGAAATATACAAATTATATGCTACAAAGtaacattttccacataaatgaATAATTGACACGCATAGAACTGACCTTGGTAAGGTACAACATTGGtggaaaatgtacattttcatCCTTTTAGTGGATTTCAGGTTTTAAGACTCACCAAGTATATCATGTCTATAGATCAGTGATTCCCAAATGGCAGGTGAGGGCTGAAATCTTTTGAGTTGTGGCTGGAACGACTTGTTCTATTCTAGYTTTAGTCAAAAATTTTAAGTCAGTCAAAATGTGTCACTATTCCTAAAGGTTTTTGTGCGTCATAAATGCTTGAGARCCACAGTTGTAAACAGCACAGTGCTGAGGGAAGCTTGGTCAAATGTTCGCTCATATCCACACCTCAGACACTCAGGTACTCTGGTgtattttctctattttcttggGAAACAACATTACCAGTGATGAGTACCACAGTACATCTGTATGGACTTGCAAATACAGCGTACTGTAACATAAGTCATTTCCTGGTAGTTGTCATGGAATAATGCCAAAGCACTATACAGCGTTTCAATTCTTTCATTCATATCCAGACCTCTGTACTGCGCAGCTTGGACTTCCAGCCCTCCCCTTGGCTCTTCAGAagctgtgtctctcctctctggagcTCCTGGTTGTTGGGAAGCTGCAGCCCTGTCTCTATACCAGCATCAGGCTCCTTATTAAATGGGGAACAGTTCCCAGCACAGGTCCAGTCAGGCCGATGGTCGACTACCAGATCCAAGGTCGGTAGCAACGTCGTACTGGTGACATCCCTAAGGCCGAGAGACGACATCAGTGAGGGGCTGTCGGSAGAGAAAGTCTCAAAGGTTTCCTGCCTCCCTTTCTCTACCCCATAATTCCCCCATGATCCTCCCTCCCTGAGCCTCACTGAGTGTCTGATCTTCTTCCATCCTAGATGATTAAGCTCCAGAAGGTTGAGGAGGATGCAGAAGAGCCCCACGCAGaacatgaagaggaggaagatggttTTCTCTGTGGGCCGTGACACGTAGCAGTCCACRGGCTGCGTACAGGGTGGGGCCTTGCACAAAAAGTGGACGGGCACTCGGAAGCCGAAGAGAAACCACTGGGCCATGACAAAGCCCACCTCCAGCAGCGCCCGGAAACACACATGGAACACGTAGTACTTGGAGAGGACGCCTCCggttcctcctccacctccaggaCCCCCCGGTGCATCGTAGTGGCTATTCCTGTAGACGCGAGCCCTGGCCTGGGTTAGAGATGTGGCTGTGGTGGCTGTAGTGGTGGCAGCTCCCTTTAGGAGGCGCTGACTCTGGGCAGCGATTCCCTCCAAGACATTGGCCAAGCTGTGACCTAAGTGCCGGTGCGAACGGATGGAGCAGCTATCCGAGTCGCAGCTCCGGTTGAATGCCTCTCGACCTCCATCCTTCCCCCCRTCTCGAGGCATGTCCCTTGGGTTAACCCCCTGGCCCTGCCCGCTGTGTCCCTGCGGCAGCTTGGACAGATTATGCCACGTATATATGATAAAACAGAGAGACGGAGTCGAGACGCTGATGATGTGGAAGACCCAGAAGCGCGGCTGTGAGATGGGCGCGAAGGCATCATAGCAGACTGTGGTGCAGCCCGGCTGCAGGGTGTTGCACACAAACATCTCCTGCTCGTCGGCGTACACGTCCTCAGTCGCCACGGCAATGATGAGGAGGCGAAAGATCACCATGACGGTGAGCCAGAGGCGTCCAATCATGGTGGAGTGCTGGTGGACGGCGTCCAGGAGACGTTTGAGGAGTGTCCACTCCGTCATAATGGCGGCCGATGGCTGTCTTCCTCTCAGAAAGACAAGAGGATTCTAATACAGTGGAACACAGTGGTCTAGGAACACAGCGGTCTAGGAACACAGCGGTCTAGGAACACAGCGGTCTAGGAACACAGCGGTCTAGGAACACAGCGGTCTAGGAACACAAGCGGTctggacacagcggtctaagaacACAGCGGTCTAGGAGCACAGCGGTCTAGGAACAGCGGTCTAAGGAACACAGGCGGTCTAaggacacagcggtctaagacacagcGGTCTAGGAACACAGCGGTCTAGAGACACAGCGGTCTTAGGAGCACAGCGGTCTAGGAACACCAGCGGTCTAGGAACACAGCGGTCTAGGAGACAAGCGGTCTGAACAGCGGACCGTCTGACAAGCGTGGTCTAGAGAACACAGCGGTCTAGGACACAGCGGTCTAGGAACATCGCGTCTAAGAACAGCGGTCTAGGAACACAGCGTCTAGGAACACAGCGGTCTAGGAACACAGGGTCTAGGAACACAGCTGGTCCTAGGCCAGCGTCTCATCACATCCATGCTCTTCCTTGGTTTTAGATCAGATATAGCACTGGATCCACTCTTCTTCTGGATGCACTGACATACAGCACTCTGACCGKTGGCGTCCTGCTGCCTCGGGGAAGAAGGACGAGCTGCCTGGTGTAGCCTACAGCGGCATTTAAAGCGCTTTGCGCACTGGAAAAGTGTTATGTAAATCCAATCAATTATAGTGTAGGCAGATCCAGTTCTCCTCTCCGCCAGTCCTGGATGTACAGGAAACAGGTGCTGTAGATCCACTGTAGCCCTGGATAGCTTGCCTGGAACACACAGTGGTCAAAGAAGGGCAACACCTCCCTTCATCCACCCTCCTTTGTTGTAGATGTAATAAATCCCTGATTGGTTCTGAAATACACCGCTCTGACTTGCAGCTCCAACACTCCCCGGGGTCCACTCCAACCCTGGCTCTCTTAGGAGGAAATACCTGAGMWCTGTCACTCTGAGCTGGGGCTAATGGTGCAGCTTCAGCCTTGGACCCACTCTAGTCTTGGACCCATTCTAACCTTGATTGTACCAGCATACAGACTTTATRCCCCTGCCCTAAAATATACAGAAATACACTGATCTCCTCCAGCACTAGCTGCCCTGCAGTAGAGCCCTCCACTCACACCAGCTGTCCTGTAGTACCAGACTCTTAGGATATCCACTGCTTGTAGATGCAGTGGAGTCCTGGCTGCTCTGTAAATAGACAGGCAGTCActctcctttctcctgtctctgAACCAGAGAAGTGGAGTCATCTCGGCAAGTCAGCCATCCCATCCCGGCACTTCTTCAAAGATAAGGAATgattctaaacacacacacatacacacattcacaaatgaatggacacacacacaaaaacagtctcacacacacattcatagacggacacaaagacacacatgcatttgcacacacatacacacacaatcacacgcacacacactctagcCAGCTGGACAAACGGCCACTTGACACCACTCCCATGgtatgccctctccctctctctcttgtcttcagGGTTCCGTGTTAAACCCCCCTCTAAGAGACTCTCCCTACTTTAGAGAGCTGACTGATAATGCTGGCTGATGTACATTCTTTATAGATTACTCTGTGGCCTGAAGACATGGCAATGAGNNNNNNNNNNNNNNNNNNNNNNNNNNNNNNNNNNNNNNNNNNNNNNNNNNNNNNNNNNNNNNNNNNNNNNNNNNNNNNNNNNNNNNNNNNNNNNNNNNNNNNNNNNNNNNNNNNNNNNNNNNNNNNNNNNNNNNNNNNNNNNNNNNNNNNNNNNNNNNNNNNNNNNNNNNNNNNNNNNNNNNNNNNNNNNNNNNNNNNNNNNNNNNNNNNNNNNNNNNNNNNNNNNNNNNNNNNNNNNNNNNNNNNNNNNNNNNNNNNNNNNNNNNNNNNNNNNNNNNNNNNNNNNNNNNNNNNNNNNNNNNNNNNNNNNNNNNNNNNNNNNNNNNNNNNNNNNNNNNNNNNNNNNNNNNNNNNNNNNNNNNNNNNNNNNNNNNNNNNNNNNNNNNNNNNNNNNNNNNNNNNNNNNNNNNNNNNNNNNNNNNNNNNNNNNNNNNNNNNNNNNNNNNNNNNNNNNNNNNNNNNNNNNNNNNNNNNNNNNNNNNNNNNNNNNNNNNNNNNNNNNNNNNNNNNNNNNNNNNNNNNNNNNNNNNNNNNNNNNNNNNNNNNNNNNNNNNNNNNNNNNNNNNNNNNNNNNNNNNNNNNNNNNNNNNNNNNNNNNNNNNNNNNNNNNNNNNNNNNNNNNNNNNNNNNNNNNNNNNNNNNNNNNNNNNNNNNNNNNNNNNNNNNNNNNNNNNNNNNNNNNNNNNNNNNNNNNNNNNNNNNNNNNNNNNNNNNNNNNNNNNNNNNNNNNNNNNNNNNNNNNNNNNNNNNNNNNNNNNNNNNNNNNNNNNNNNNNNNNNNNNNNNNNNNNNNNNNNNNNNNNNNNNNNNNNNNNNNNNNNNNNNNNNNNNNNNNNNNNNNNNNNNNNNNNNNNNNNNNNNNNNNNNNNNNNNNNNNNNNNNNNNNNNNNNNNNNNNNNNNNNNNNNNNNNNNNNNNNNNNNNNNNNNNNNNNNNNNNNNNNNNNNNNNNNNNNNNNNNNNNNNNNNNNNNNNNNNNNNNNNNNNNNNNNNNNNNNNNNNNNNNNNNNNNNNNNNNNNNNNNNNNNNNNNNNNNNNNNNNNNNNNNNNNNNNNNNNNNNNNNNNNNNNNNNNNNNNNNNNNNNNNNNNNNNNNNNNNNNNNNNNNNNNNNNNNNNNNNNNNNNNNNNNNNNNNNNNNNNNNNNNNNNNNNNNNNNNNNNNNNNNNNNNNNNNNNNNNNNNNNNNNNNNNNNNNNNNNNNNNNNNNNNNNNNNNNNNNNNNNNNNNNNNNNNNNNNNNNNNNNNNNNNNNNNNNNNNNNNNNNNNNNNNNNNNNNNNNNNNNNNNNNNNNNNNNNNNNNNNNNNNNNNNNNNNNNNNNNNNNNNNNNNNNNNNNNNNNNNNNNNNNNNNNNNNNNNNNNNNNNNNNNNNNNNNNNNNNNNNNNNNNNNNNNNNNNNNNNNNNNNNNNNNNNNNNNNNNNNNNNNNNNNNNNNNNNNNNNNNNNNNNNNNNNNNNNNNNNNNNNNNNNNNNNNNNNNNNNNNNNNNNNNNNNNNNNNNNNNNNNNNNNNNNNNNNNNNNNNNNNNNNNNNNNNNNNNNNNNNNNNNNNNNNNNNNNNNNNNNNNNNNNNNNNNNNNNNNNNNNNNNNNNNNNNNNNNNNNNNNNNNNNNNNNNNNNNNNNNNNNNNNNNNNNNNNNNNNNNNNNNNNNNNNNNNNNNNNNNNNNNNNNNNNNNNNNNNNNNNNNNNNNNNNNNNNNNNNNNNNNNNNNNNNNNNNNNNNNNNNNNNNNNNNNNNNNNNNNNNNNNNNNNNNNNNNNNNNNNNNNNNNNNNNNNNNNNNNNNNNNNNNNNNNNNNNNNNNNNNNNNNNNNNNNNNNNNNNNNNNNNNNNNNNNNNNNNNNNNNNNNNNNNNNNNNNNNNNNNNNNNNNNNNNNNNNNNNNNNNNNNNNNNNNNNNNNNNNNNNNNNNNNNNNNNNNNNNNNNNNNNNNNNNNNNNNNNNNNNNNNNNNNNNNNNNNNNNNNNNNNNNNNNNNNNNNNNNNNNNNNNNNNNNNNNNNNNNNNNNNNNNNNNNNNNNNNNNNNNNNNNNNNNNNNNNNNNNNNNNNNNNNNNNNNNNNNNNNNNNNNNNNNNNNNNNNNNNNNNNNNNNNNNNNNNNNNNNNNNNNNNNNNNNNNNNNNNNNNNNNNNNNNNNNNNNNNNNNNNNNNNNNNNNNNNNNNNNNNNNNNNNNNNNNNNNNNNNNNNNNNNNNNNNNNNNNNNNNNNNNNNNNNNNNNNNNNNNNNNNNNNNNNNNNNNNNNNNNNNNNNNNNNNNNNNNNNNNNNNNNNNNNNNNNNNNNNNNNNNNNNNNNNNNNNNNNNNNNNNNNNNNNNNNNNNNNNNNNNNNNNNNNNNNNNNNNNNNNNNNNNNNNNNNNNNNNNNNNNNNNNNNNNNNNNNNNNNNNNNNNNNNNNNNNNNNNNNNNNNNNNNNNNNNNNNNNNNNNNNNNNNNNNNNNNNNNNNNNNNNNNNNNNNNNNNNNNNNNNNNNNNNNNNNNNNNNNNNNNNNNNNNNNNNNNNNNNNNNNNNNNNNNNNNNNNNNNNNNNNNNNNNNNNNNNNNNNNNNNNNNNNNNNNNNNNNNNNNNNNNNNNNNNNNNNNNNNNNNNNNNNNNNNNNNNNNNNNNNNNNNNNNNNNNNNNNNNNNNNNNNNNNNNNNNNNNNNNNNNNNNNNNNNNNNNNNNNNNNNNNNNNNNNNNNNNNNNNNNNNNNNNNNNNNNNNNNNNNNNNNNNNNNNNNNNNNNNNNNNNNNNNNNNNNNNNNNNNNNNNNNNNNNNNNNNNNNNNNNNNNNNNNNNNNNNNNNNNNNNNNNNNNNNNNNNNNNNNNNNNNNNNNNNNNNNNNNNNNNNNNNNNNNNNNNNNNNNNNNNNNNNNNNNNNNNNNNNNNNNNNNNNNNNNNNNNNNNNNNNNNNNNNNNNNNNNNNNNNNNNNNNNNNNNNNNNNNNNNNNNNNNNNNNNNNNNNNNNNNNNNNNNNNNNNNNNNNNNNNNNNNNNNNNNNNNNNNNNNNNNNNNNNNNNNNNNNNNNNNNNNNNNNNNNNNNNNNNNNNNNNNNNNNNNNNNNNNNNNNNNNNNNNNNNNNNNNNNNNNNNNNNNNNNNNNNNNNNNNNNNNNNNNNNNNNNNNNNNNNNNNNNNNNNNNNNNNNNNNNNNNNNNNNNNNNNNNNNNNNNNNNNNNNNNNNNNNNNNNNNNNNNNNNNNNNNNNNNNNNNNNNNNNNNNNNNNNNNNNNNNNNNNNNNNNNNNNNNNNNNNNNNNNNNNNNNNNNNNNNNNNNNNNNNNNNNNNNNNNNNNNNNNNNNNNNNNNNNNNNNNNNNNNNNNNNNNNNNNNNNNNNNNNNNNNNNNNNNNNNNNNNNNNNNNNNNNNNNNNNNNNNNNNNNNNNNNNNNNNNNNNNNNNNNNNNNNNNNNNNNNNNNNNNNNNNNNNNNNNNNNNNNNNNNNNNNNNNNNNNNNNNNNNNNNNNNNNNNNNNNNNNNNNNNNNNNNNNNNNNNNNNNNNNNNNNNNNNNNNNNNNNNNNNNNNNNNNNNNNNNNNNNNNNNNNNNNNNNNNNNNNNNNNNNNNNNNCatagcttgctattgagaaaggccgccgccgtaggcagacctgactctcaagaaaaaagacaggctatgtgcacactgcccacaaaaagaggtgaaactgagttgcacttc harbors:
- the gjd6 gene encoding gap junction protein delta 6, coding for MTEWTLLKRLLDAVHQHSTMIGRLWLTVMVIFRLLIIAVATEDVYADEQEMFVCNTLQPGCTTVCYDAFAPISQPRFWVFHIISVSTPSLCFIIYTWHNLSKLPQGHSGQGQGVNPRDMPRDGGKDGGREAFNRSCDSDSCSIRSHRHLGHSLANVLEGIAAQSQRLLKGAATTTATTATSLTQARARVYRNSHYDAPGGPGGGGGTGGVLSKYYVFHVCFRALLEVGFVMAQWFLFGFRVPVHFLCKAPPCTQPVDCYVSRPTEKTIFLLFMFCVGLFCILLNLLELNHLGWKKIRHSVRLREGGSWGNYGVEKGRQETFETFSXDSPSLMSSLGLRDVTSTTLLPTLDLVVDHRPDWTCAGNCSPFNKEPDAGIETGLQLPNNQELQRGETQLLKSQGEGWKSKLRSTEVWI